The DNA region caggtgaacaggctatttgggaacaggtgggtgccatgattgggtataaaagcagcttccattaaatgctcagtcattcacaaacaagaatggggtgagggtcaccactttgtgaacaaatgcctgagcaaattgtttaagaacaacatttctcaaccagctaatgcaaggaatttagggattccaccatctatggtccgtaatatcatcaaatagTTCAGATAATCTAAAGAAATTACTGTACGTAAGCAGcaacccacacagcaaaaacactcagtggcggatcccccgcgcaggtatcgcgctttccggaacggaaccgcgaaacggacccgcatcggcgtccatttgcactcaggaacgtatccgccacggcggcggGTAGctgatccgccgtggcggcgcgttGCATCCGCatcgcacccatgatcaaagccttatttccgcggcgggtgcaccatgacggcgcgctgcatccgctccgcacccaagatcaaagcctaacctcccgccgcggaccagcaacggactcataaaaaccctggctcatctggccgtgttggacccctttatcttattttcaaaatcccttctgttcttgctgtaggataaaataggaaactaaaaaaatcactaagccctactacagcaatataggcttacatatgcattgccttgtatttttaaactaacaatattgtcaataggcagaaacagaaaattgtcaattcactctataaagtaattatatataatatatatttaaaaagtaaatatacatatttaatctattaggctacaacttcaaggaaacactgctccatgcacagctaacatatcagaaaatgaataactggtgaatgacaagaagtccaataaaaggttgtttatttatacatatacatctctattcctcctgaggaggtggaagcgggactcgtctcctcgttgcccgatcccccgccaagctgaaccacctgatggcgtgtttggtgacctcagcgtccgtggctgaccttgtcaacacatttttactcacagcacctgtaatcaaacaagattacaagacagatacgtttatgtttatggtcggaagcatccaaagccaagtatgcttacacaatacaaaatatgtgataggtattaaggagattacatttgaaaaaaaaaaaaaaaacttaaagttactggaggtggttaaaataaggtgcgtaaactatgaatttgtgatcagggtataggtgtgcaagacatccaaaatgtttaaacaatatcgttatttggttccttgatcagagtacttgtttggctctgttggatgacggcggctgggggttgggggtggggggcataaataaatatccataacccaactttgggaggttgacattgttttcttattatatttgtactatcattctatgtttgtattcgtgtaggccaggggtgtccaaagtgcggcccgggggccatttgcggcctgcaggtcattttttaacggccccagggcacatttttaaaaaatacgatcgaaataaataaaaaacattaaaagtggtatttaaagagcaaacaggtgaaatgtaacaagaaaatgtagcatcgtttactctaatcacacaaagctgccatgtaggctgtttctttctttaaaaaataataatgaatcaaaatcaatgtcattatgaattattgacctattcaaggcttaagaagtttaccttcgcaatcagctggtcttggttgtgcttaatagtttccagcaggctaaggatctggattacctcaggcgctgttgacaaacagcagtataaaattaacatgtttcagtgtttatcctcattactcataatcctgacattagctattgaccttagttaatgacaaaagttattgacaaagtttgaagaaaatatgtgattgcttgtgaatttgaagtttttccaaaatttgtggcacagaatgaccatccggtatttgtcagttattgctcaccagagcaggaaatgttgtcggccattcttccccctcgccatgttggcctgtaggccaggctggatccaggctcctgggtctgccacatgttgagggctgctggtgaggggggtggagggagtcgaggagggactgccgttcctagtgaggtgggcattgtgagagagccatcagttaaccatgactggtaatacccaagggacCTATCTATACACTACTATTTCAGagttcagtccctaccttgtgtaactctctgcatgtttaatgcaggggctggtgaaggcatatgaatgcgtccttccccatggtgaggtgctaagggagataaattggtattaaatggttgtgatctgttaaccatggttactggatgctgagatattatttcagagatcagtctttacctagaaagttatctccagttgaggagtcgagttgacaagtactcatgactcttgctggcactcggcgagacggtggagctgggagaagggatacaaggagaggggaatatctttagcactaagaatgttaaccatatctttaatattaatgtggtggttttgttgttttcgatgttaagagactattccttactctgcctgtgcaattggcttgccaaccccagagatgtgaggtcactatttcccgggtcttcttcgctatcatctgagtccccgagacgatggctgttgggtaacaatatcattaggattattgcaataccaaaattgccaaatatacatatagtacaagcatctgtggtctatttttgaatgctaccggaaataaccttcctattactgtagaaacatgacaaaaacaagacagaacacacttacactggcttcctgttccttttttctggcagctcctcgttctctgcctcagattgcaggtctgaggtgttgcagccctttccatattgttgcattatttttaatgcgtctttgtagttgtctaaaattgaatatgttaaaatgaacatgagtttcaaattagctgtagagctgaacagaatattattattattgatgatgataattcaggtctctctcttacaagagacctggtcagaacatagacacaataggttattccaagcataaagagaagcaactatgacgttatttttaaacaagaagattatgaatttgcataccacaagttcggacaacagaaacgtcaaatcttggccagtttggctcatgctgctcctcatttaaagcggccctttcaattctgtcTGTGTTTTcatagctgggccagaaaaccatcctatcatcataccatccacttgggacaaccgcaatgtccctgttcattataaatttaatcagatgaaaaggcacccttaatgtagaaagaaagaaaaggggtatttattcatcgtcaaaggaacaacgtggacaaaagtatgcacaggtgttagtgtatacaaataagcaagtaagatgagctgagattttacctgaatggtgccccaaggtggtaagaactataagaaaggtaaaagtacaggtcataatagtcagaacttcagctcaatcgtaaagtagggtttgaaattatgggtgtagtgtatacagagatcagtccctaccttgtgtaactctctgcatgttaaatgcaggtgctggtgaaggcatatgaatacatccttccccatggtgaggtgctaagggagatacattggtattaaatggttgtgatctattaaccatggttactggatgctgagatattattttggagatcagtctttacctagaaagttatctccagttgaggagtcgagttgacaagtactcatgactcttgctggcactcggcgagacggtggagctgggagaagggatacaaggagaggggaatatctttagcactaagaatgttaaccatatctttaatattaatgtggtggtttcgtctacaacgctaaatatatcctgtggtgtacctcagggatcaatataggacctaaattattcaatgtctagataaatgacttttgtaaagttacaaaatatttaaagttagtattatttgcggatgatacaacagtgttttgttcaggagagaacacacagaagataatacaaataataacagaataaattaacaaattaaaaagatggtttgacaaaaacagactatctttgaatctcagtcaaactaaaataatgctatttggtaacagtagaaaagaaagtcaaacacaaatacaaatagacggaacagaaattgaaagagtaaatgaaaccaaatttctaggtataatgattgatgataaattgaactggaaatctcaagtaaaaaatatacaacataaagtagcaagaaacacgtcaataatgaataaagcaaaacatgttctagacaaaaaatcacttcatattctctactgttcactagtgttacatatctgagttattgtgaagaaatatggggaaataattacaaaagtacacttcattcattaacggtgttacaaaaaagatcagttagaataatatataatgttggatatagagaacacacaaatcctttatttattgaatcaaagatactgaaattccatgacatagtgaatttgcaaacagctaaaattataaacaaagcaaactataacctgctacccaagaatatacaacaattcttctcaaaaaaagaggagaaaaataatcttagagagaaatgtaatttaaaacatttgtacgcacgtacaacacttaagaccttcagtatatcagtatgtggaattaaattatggaatgcattaagcaaagcaatcaaacaatgtactaatatgatcaattatttatgcttacatgtggaaataataataataatagtaaataaaataataataataaaaaaaggtaaataaagcataaaatagtctctaataaattaattaaataaaaaacagcatataaaatatatacatcagcaaattattattagcctttatttaaccaggtaaaatcccattgagatcaaagatctcttttccaagggagacctggccaagagggcagcagcaaggttacattaaaaacagtaaacaaatacataaaacatcacatttacgacattaaaacttgctcacataacacatgtgcatacagacaaggtagactgcagtcctttcacagaagctttaaactcattcaacgtaacaagggtttgaagtttaatattcgattgtaggttaaattaaataacaaaaatatagatcaagaaaaaggatccttaatatgtgcagcaatttttcacactcacatcacctcattttatatttttttctacaattaactatgccaaaaaacacatagacataccttttttttgtaatggaaacaaaaacaacatggcgtcacacacagctagtccacagtaaacaggatctcgagctccactaaagaacaaagaaagaaataatacacactcatattaatggcaAATAAGGGCTGTTTCCACTAgcgttacgttgttgactaacgcagtaacgttagcgacctgggcctaaacaacactgacaataaagtaatacgctttcgtttcaagcagttggaaatatgtggaatatcgtagcatgtaacctacacacattcacagcgtctaacaaaagatggcctaagttaactgtattgaactttttactcaccggcttcacgcgggaaactttcacattctggagtcggggtcccccggaacacaaaacacagataaaagacaattttacaatagcacggcgaaaaaatgaccgtcgttgtgtgggttttttgacgaa from Entelurus aequoreus isolate RoL-2023_Sb linkage group LG02, RoL_Eaeq_v1.1, whole genome shotgun sequence includes:
- the LOC133663240 gene encoding uncharacterized protein LOC133663240 isoform X4, giving the protein MNRDIAVVPSGWYDDRMVFWPSYENTDRIERAALNEEQHEPNWPRFDVSVVRTCDNYKDALKIMQQYGKGCNTSDLQSEAENEELPEKRNRKPVHRLGDSDDSEEDPGNSDLTSLGLASQLHRQTPPSRRVPARVMSTCQLDSSTGDNFLGTAVPPRLPPPPSPAALNMWQTQEPGSSLAYRPTWRGGRMADNISCSAPEVIQILSLLETIKHNQDQLIAKVNFLSLE
- the LOC133663240 gene encoding uncharacterized protein LOC133663240 isoform X2, with amino-acid sequence MNRDIAVVPSGWYDDRMVFWPSYENTDRIERAALNEEQHEPNWPRFDVSVVRTCDNYKDALKIMQQYGKGCNTSDLQSEAENEELPEKRNRKPVHRLGDSDDSEEDPGNSDLTSLGLASQLHRQTPPSRRVPARVMSTCQLDSSTGDNFLAPHHGEGRIHMPSPAPALNMQRVTQGTAVPPRLPPPPSPAALNMWQTQEPGSSLAYRPTWRGGRMADNISCSAPEVIQILSLLETIKHNQDQLIAKVL
- the LOC133663240 gene encoding uncharacterized protein LOC133663240 isoform X1 → MNRDIAVVPSGWYDDRMVFWPSYENTDRIERAALNEEQHEPNWPRFDVSVVRTCDNYKDALKIMQQYGKGCNTSDLQSEAENEELPEKRNRKPVHRLGDSDDSEEDPGNSDLTSLGLASQLHRQTPPSRRVPARVMSTCQLDSSTGDNFLAPHHGEGRIHMPSPAPALNMQRVTQGTAVPPRLPPPPSPAALNMWQTQEPGSSLAYRPTWRGGRMADNISCSAPEVIQILSLLETIKHNQDQLIAKVNFLSLE
- the LOC133663240 gene encoding uncharacterized protein LOC133663240 isoform X3 is translated as MVFWPSYENTDRIERAALNEEQHEPNWPRFDVSVVRTCDNYKDALKIMQQYGKGCNTSDLQSEAENEELPEKRNRKPVHRLGDSDDSEEDPGNSDLTSLGLASQLHRQTPPSRRVPARVMSTCQLDSSTGDNFLAPHHGEGRIHMPSPAPALNMQRVTQGTAVPPRLPPPPSPAALNMWQTQEPGSSLAYRPTWRGGRMADNISCSAPEVIQILSLLETIKHNQDQLIAKVNFLSLE